One Streptomyces sp. NBC_00223 genomic window carries:
- a CDS encoding CoA-acylating methylmalonate-semialdehyde dehydrogenase, translated as MTTEHITHWIAGGPWTGGSDRHGDVYDPATGAVTGRVDFAGPEVVDRAVEAAAEAFEQWRHTSVARRTSVLFAFRELLHARREKLADVIVAEHGKVRSDALGEIARGLEVVEYACGVGHLTRGGYTEQASGGVDVYALRQPLGPVAVISPFNFPAMVPMWFFPLAVAAGNTVVVKPSEKDPSAANFLAALWREAGLPDGVFNVVHGDRVAVDRLLEHPGVKAVSFVGSTPVARHVYETATRHGKRVQALGGAKNHMLVLPDADLDLAADAAVNAGYGAAGERCMAVSVLVAVDPVGDALVDRISRRVAGLTVGPGSAPGSEMGPLITGAHRDRVTGYLDQGVTEGATLAVDGRKHPVTGDTTADGFWLGPTLFDHVRPGMSVYDDEIFGPVLSVVRVGSYDEGLALINANPYGNGTALFTNDGGAARRFQHEVEVGMVGINVPIPVPVAYYSFGGWKSSLFGDTHAYGEEGVRFFTRTKAVTQRWPDPSHGGLNLGFPTNS; from the coding sequence GTGACGACCGAGCACATCACCCACTGGATCGCCGGCGGGCCCTGGACCGGTGGCTCGGACCGCCACGGCGACGTGTACGACCCGGCGACCGGCGCCGTCACCGGGCGGGTGGACTTCGCCGGGCCCGAGGTGGTGGACCGGGCGGTCGAGGCGGCCGCCGAGGCGTTCGAGCAGTGGCGGCACACCTCGGTCGCCCGGCGCACCTCCGTGCTCTTCGCCTTCCGCGAGCTGCTGCACGCCCGCCGCGAGAAGCTGGCCGACGTGATCGTCGCCGAGCACGGCAAGGTGCGCTCCGACGCGCTCGGCGAGATCGCCCGCGGCCTTGAGGTCGTCGAGTACGCCTGCGGTGTCGGCCATCTGACCAGGGGCGGCTACACCGAGCAGGCATCCGGCGGCGTCGACGTGTACGCGCTGCGGCAGCCGCTCGGGCCGGTCGCGGTCATCTCGCCGTTCAACTTCCCGGCGATGGTGCCCATGTGGTTCTTCCCGCTGGCCGTCGCGGCGGGCAACACCGTCGTCGTCAAGCCGTCCGAGAAGGACCCCTCCGCCGCGAACTTCCTGGCCGCGCTCTGGCGCGAGGCCGGGCTGCCCGACGGGGTCTTCAACGTCGTCCACGGCGACCGGGTCGCGGTCGACCGGCTGCTGGAGCACCCCGGCGTCAAGGCCGTCTCCTTCGTCGGCTCCACCCCGGTCGCCCGCCACGTCTACGAGACCGCCACCCGGCACGGCAAGCGGGTGCAGGCCCTCGGCGGCGCCAAGAACCACATGCTGGTCCTGCCCGACGCCGACCTCGACCTGGCCGCCGACGCGGCCGTCAACGCGGGGTACGGCGCCGCGGGCGAGCGCTGCATGGCCGTCTCCGTACTGGTCGCCGTCGACCCGGTCGGCGACGCGCTGGTCGACCGGATCAGCCGGCGCGTCGCGGGGCTGACCGTCGGCCCCGGCAGCGCCCCCGGCTCCGAGATGGGCCCGCTGATCACCGGCGCCCACCGCGACAGGGTGACCGGCTACCTCGACCAAGGCGTCACCGAGGGCGCCACCCTCGCCGTGGACGGCCGCAAGCACCCGGTCACCGGCGACACCACCGCGGACGGCTTCTGGCTCGGCCCGACCCTCTTCGACCACGTCCGCCCGGGCATGTCGGTGTACGACGACGAGATCTTCGGCCCGGTGCTCTCCGTCGTCCGGGTCGGCTCCTACGACGAGGGGCTGGCGCTGATCAACGCCAACCCGTACGGCAACGGCACCGCGCTGTTCACCAACGACGGCGGCGCCGCCCGCCGCTTCCAGCACGAGGTGGAGGTCGGCATGGTGGGGATCAACGTCCCCATCCCGGTGCCGGTCGCCTACTACTCCTTCGGCGGCTGGAAGTCCTCCCTGTTCGGCGACACCCACGCGTACGGCGAGGAGGGTGTGCGCTTCTTCACCCGGACCAAGGCGGTCACCCAGCGCTGGCCCGATCCGAGTCACGGGGGTCTGAACCTCGGCTTCCCGACGAACAGTTAG
- a CDS encoding GNAT family N-acetyltransferase, with amino-acid sequence MQVSDIGLDSPLLDTVYGELLVPAFPPDELITPDELRAGLAAGLHFVSAVVRDGRPDGAAVAEWSPAGRVLLLAYMSVRGDVRSGGIGSALMAAVRDTWQERVHPLLTLAEIEHPDAHPSDERRGDPAARLRFYARHGARVLDVPYFQPALRPGTSRVPGMVLGLLATAPELRGADAVPAGPVRLFMTEYLVETEGKVSDDDPATAALFASMEHPGGIALLPMDDPARLPRTTRV; translated from the coding sequence GTGCAGGTCAGTGACATCGGGCTCGACAGTCCGCTGCTCGACACGGTCTACGGCGAACTGCTCGTCCCGGCCTTTCCGCCCGACGAGCTGATCACCCCCGACGAACTGCGGGCCGGCCTGGCGGCGGGCCTGCACTTCGTCTCCGCGGTGGTGCGCGACGGCCGCCCGGACGGCGCCGCGGTCGCCGAGTGGTCACCGGCCGGCCGGGTCCTGCTGCTGGCCTACATGTCGGTGCGCGGCGACGTGCGGTCCGGGGGCATCGGCAGCGCGCTGATGGCCGCCGTCCGGGACACCTGGCAGGAGCGCGTCCACCCGCTGCTGACCCTCGCGGAGATCGAGCACCCCGACGCCCACCCGTCCGACGAGCGGCGCGGCGACCCCGCGGCCCGGCTGCGCTTCTACGCCCGGCACGGCGCCCGCGTGCTGGACGTGCCGTACTTCCAGCCCGCCCTGCGGCCGGGCACCTCACGGGTGCCGGGCATGGTGCTGGGCCTGCTGGCGACCGCGCCAGAGCTGAGGGGGGCCGACGCCGTGCCCGCCGGACCCGTACGGCTCTTCATGACGGAGTACCTGGTCGAGACCGAGGGCAAGGTCTCCGACGACGACCCGGCGACGGCCGCGCTGTTCGCGTCCATGGAGCACCCCGGCGGGATCGCGCTGCTGCCGATGGACGACCCGGCCCGGCTGCCCCGTACGACACGGGTCTGA
- a CDS encoding adenosine deaminase, translating to MPDLVSGQGPGSAPAGLGAPSGLDAFIAGLPKAELHVHHVGSASPRIVAELAARHPDSAVPADPAALAEYFTFHDFAHFIEVYLSVVDLIRDAEDVRLLTYEVARDMARQNIRYAELTVTPYSSTRRGIAPQAFMEAIEDARKSAESELGVALRWCFDIPGEAGIASAEETARLAVDLRPEGLVSFGLGGPEIGVPRPQFKPFFDRARAAGLHSVPHAGETTGPETIWDAIRELGAERIGHGTSAARDPRLLDHLAEHRIPLEVCPTSNIATRAVAALDEHPIRAMVDAGVLVTVNSDDPPMFGTDLNTEYAVAARLLDLDPAGVAALARNAVEASFLDDADKARIAAEIDAYTTGWR from the coding sequence ATGCCCGACCTCGTATCCGGTCAGGGACCCGGCAGCGCGCCCGCCGGGCTCGGCGCCCCCAGTGGCCTCGACGCCTTCATCGCCGGGCTGCCGAAGGCCGAGCTGCACGTCCACCACGTGGGCTCCGCGTCCCCGCGGATCGTCGCCGAACTGGCCGCCAGGCACCCGGACTCCGCGGTCCCAGCCGACCCCGCGGCCCTCGCCGAGTACTTCACCTTCCATGACTTCGCCCACTTCATCGAGGTCTATCTGTCCGTGGTGGACCTGATCAGGGACGCCGAGGACGTACGGCTGCTCACGTACGAGGTGGCCCGGGACATGGCCCGGCAGAACATCCGCTACGCCGAGCTGACCGTCACCCCGTACAGCTCGACCCGGCGCGGGATCGCCCCCCAGGCGTTCATGGAGGCGATCGAGGACGCCAGGAAGTCCGCCGAGTCGGAGCTGGGCGTGGCGCTGCGCTGGTGCTTCGACATCCCGGGCGAGGCCGGTATCGCCTCGGCCGAGGAGACCGCGCGCCTCGCGGTGGACCTGCGGCCCGAGGGCCTGGTCTCCTTCGGTCTCGGCGGGCCCGAGATCGGGGTGCCGCGGCCGCAGTTCAAGCCGTTCTTCGACCGGGCGCGGGCGGCCGGGCTGCACAGCGTGCCGCACGCCGGGGAGACCACAGGGCCGGAGACGATCTGGGACGCGATCCGCGAGCTGGGCGCCGAGCGGATCGGCCACGGCACGAGCGCCGCCCGGGACCCGCGGCTGCTCGACCACCTGGCCGAGCACCGGATCCCGCTGGAGGTCTGCCCGACCTCCAACATCGCCACCCGCGCGGTCGCCGCGCTGGACGAGCACCCGATCAGGGCGATGGTCGACGCGGGTGTGCTGGTCACCGTCAACAGCGACGATCCGCCGATGTTCGGCACCGACCTCAACACGGAGTACGCGGTCGCGGCCCGGCTGCTCGACCTGGACCCGGCCGGGGTCGCCGCGCTGGCCAGGAACGCGGTCGAGGCGTCGTTCCTCGACGACGCGGACAAGGCCCGGATCGCCGCCGAGATCGACGCGTACACCACCGGCTGGCGCTGA
- a CDS encoding ATP-binding protein, whose translation MDAMGYEGKHGHGHEPGPLRPPPPSLPPSAPPPYTPPPSVPPRPGGAVPRPSAPPPMPAQAPPPSALEVWLRTPRAIDAPGIFGFGHTPRPKPDPDRLPGRRLIGGAVLAALVGALFWSLCWNRYFHFWFWPVLWLTPTDWRSGAGADTHAFNVASNVYYVLFTALVAWICSRLGNWPEVWRRYVRPGLRSLWDTPAAGAAPEDGREDPVGWPELRAAGQYALADRLTAEVRGGRMQDVDYARIRHAWERARHEPALLDSFADAVLREGAEACGHPSGRRDLPRRGAPHDLYTRQVRIGLGADDDRNPYQHRGSGIALDPTVLGTGMLAVGPPGSGKTRQIVRPVLESLCLQALAGQAAVVAVGAAGADLGPAEAYDVVISPTDPASPHDLDLYGGGTDPDTAAATLAEALLDAHSTDQGEPRRAATAIAQVLGPFAAAHGRFPAVSELRELLDGTAHAFAALRDALDAAGAHSMVRELAAREREAARPDDIGPRLADRVALLDRPAFAGFFDVTGRSRPFSMYALEYPLRVRIELPERGHAEASRILTRLVLAQFTAAVAARRDRSLFACLVLDDASHTITADAVRGLARLRSANAGVLLTLRTLDDVPEHLRTALLGAVGCRMALSGVTTWDGRRFAEAWGTTWVETRDVTRTPDQSGGFMRRTTRGVRRLFTGEAATTESVTVRSVERERWSASDLAHNVPAGHAVLSLSTTAGEHAPPVLLDLRA comes from the coding sequence ATGGATGCCATGGGTTACGAGGGCAAGCACGGGCACGGCCACGAGCCGGGCCCGCTGCGGCCGCCACCCCCTTCGCTGCCGCCCTCCGCGCCGCCGCCGTACACCCCGCCGCCGTCCGTGCCGCCGCGGCCGGGCGGAGCGGTGCCGCGGCCCTCCGCGCCGCCGCCGATGCCCGCGCAGGCGCCGCCGCCGTCCGCGCTGGAGGTGTGGCTGCGGACGCCGCGGGCGATCGACGCGCCGGGGATCTTCGGGTTCGGGCACACGCCGCGGCCGAAGCCGGACCCGGACCGGCTGCCGGGGCGCAGGCTGATCGGCGGCGCGGTGCTGGCCGCTCTGGTCGGCGCGCTCTTCTGGTCGCTGTGCTGGAACCGCTACTTCCACTTCTGGTTCTGGCCCGTGCTGTGGCTCACCCCGACCGACTGGCGCAGCGGCGCGGGTGCGGACACCCACGCCTTCAACGTCGCCTCCAACGTCTACTACGTCCTGTTCACCGCGCTGGTCGCCTGGATCTGCTCGCGCCTGGGCAACTGGCCCGAGGTGTGGCGCCGTTACGTCCGGCCGGGGCTGCGCTCCCTGTGGGACACCCCCGCCGCCGGCGCCGCCCCCGAGGACGGCCGGGAGGACCCCGTCGGCTGGCCCGAACTGCGCGCCGCCGGGCAGTACGCGCTCGCCGACCGGCTGACCGCCGAGGTCCGCGGCGGGCGGATGCAGGACGTGGACTACGCCCGCATCCGCCACGCCTGGGAGCGCGCGCGGCACGAACCGGCCCTCCTCGACTCCTTCGCCGACGCCGTACTGCGAGAGGGCGCCGAGGCCTGCGGCCACCCGTCCGGCCGCCGCGACCTGCCCCGCCGCGGCGCCCCGCACGACCTGTACACCCGTCAGGTCAGGATCGGCCTCGGCGCCGACGACGACCGCAACCCGTACCAGCACCGCGGCTCCGGCATCGCGCTCGACCCGACCGTGCTCGGCACCGGGATGCTCGCCGTCGGGCCGCCCGGCTCCGGCAAGACCCGGCAGATCGTCCGCCCGGTGCTGGAGTCGCTGTGCCTCCAGGCGCTCGCCGGGCAGGCCGCGGTCGTCGCCGTCGGCGCCGCGGGCGCCGACCTCGGGCCCGCCGAGGCCTACGACGTGGTGATCTCGCCGACCGACCCCGCCTCCCCGCACGACCTGGACCTCTACGGCGGCGGCACCGACCCCGACACCGCCGCGGCCACCCTCGCCGAGGCCCTGCTCGACGCGCACAGCACCGACCAGGGCGAGCCGCGCCGGGCCGCCACCGCGATCGCCCAGGTGCTCGGCCCGTTCGCCGCCGCCCACGGCCGCTTCCCGGCCGTCAGCGAACTGCGTGAACTCCTCGACGGCACCGCGCACGCCTTCGCCGCCCTGCGCGACGCCCTCGACGCGGCCGGAGCGCACTCCATGGTCAGGGAGCTGGCCGCGCGCGAGCGGGAGGCCGCCCGCCCCGACGACATCGGCCCCCGCCTCGCCGACCGGGTCGCCCTGCTCGACCGGCCCGCGTTCGCCGGGTTCTTCGACGTGACCGGCCGCTCCCGCCCGTTCTCGATGTACGCGCTCGAATACCCGCTGCGGGTCAGGATCGAGCTGCCGGAGCGCGGCCACGCCGAGGCGTCCCGGATACTCACCCGGCTGGTCCTGGCCCAGTTCACCGCGGCCGTCGCCGCGCGCCGCGACCGTTCCCTGTTCGCCTGCCTGGTGCTCGACGACGCGTCCCACACGATCACCGCCGACGCCGTACGCGGTCTGGCCCGGCTGCGGTCCGCCAACGCCGGGGTGCTGCTCACACTGCGCACCCTGGACGACGTGCCCGAGCATCTGCGCACCGCGCTGCTCGGCGCGGTCGGCTGCCGGATGGCGCTGTCCGGGGTCACCACCTGGGACGGCAGGCGGTTCGCCGAGGCGTGGGGAACGACCTGGGTCGAGACCCGGGACGTCACCCGCACTCCCGACCAGTCGGGCGGGTTCATGCGCCGGACGACACGCGGGGTGCGGCGGCTGTTCACGGGGGAGGCGGCGACCACCGAGTCGGTCACCGTGCGCAGCGTCGAGCGCGAGCGCTGGTCCGCCTCCGACCTCGCGCACAACGTACCGGCCGGACACGCCGTGCTGTCGCTGTCCACCACCGCGGGTGAGCACGCGCCGCCGGTCCTGCTCGACCTGCGGGCCTGA
- the gabT gene encoding 4-aminobutyrate--2-oxoglutarate transaminase, translating into MTELPQERRLVTAVPGPKSQELLARKSAAVAHGVGVTLPVFVTRAGGGIVEDVDGNRLIDFGSGIAVTSVGNSAPAVVRRATEQLADFTHTCFMITPYEGYVEVAEQLNALTPGDHPKKSALFNSGAEAVENAVKIARAHTKRTAVVVFDHGYHGRTNLTMALTAKNMPYKEGFGPFAPEVYRVPLAYGYRWLTGPDRAAEEAADLAIDQITKQIGAEHVAAILIEPIAGEGGFIEPAKGFLPRIARFAKENGIVFVADEIQTGFCRTGQWFACEDEGVVPDLITTAKGIAGGLPLAAVTGRAEIMDAAHSGGLGGTYGGNPVACAAALGAIETMKELDLPARARRIGEVMTPRLRAMQEKFPFIGEVRGRGAMIAIELVEPGTKEPNPAATGAVAKACHAAGLIVLTCGTYGNVLRFLPPLVIGEDLLNEGLDIIEEALAGV; encoded by the coding sequence ATGACCGAACTGCCCCAGGAGCGCCGGCTCGTCACCGCTGTGCCGGGACCGAAGTCGCAGGAACTGCTGGCCCGTAAGTCCGCGGCGGTCGCCCACGGCGTCGGGGTGACCCTGCCCGTCTTCGTGACCCGGGCGGGCGGCGGGATCGTCGAGGACGTCGACGGCAACCGGCTGATCGACTTCGGCTCCGGCATCGCCGTCACCTCGGTCGGCAACAGCGCGCCCGCCGTGGTGCGCCGGGCCACCGAGCAGCTGGCCGACTTCACCCACACCTGCTTCATGATCACCCCGTACGAGGGGTACGTGGAGGTCGCCGAGCAGCTCAACGCGCTGACCCCGGGCGACCACCCGAAGAAGTCGGCGCTGTTCAACTCCGGCGCCGAGGCGGTGGAGAACGCGGTGAAGATCGCCCGCGCCCATACCAAGCGCACCGCGGTGGTGGTCTTCGACCACGGCTACCACGGCCGGACCAATCTCACGATGGCGCTGACCGCGAAGAACATGCCGTACAAGGAGGGCTTCGGGCCGTTCGCGCCCGAGGTGTACCGGGTGCCGCTGGCCTACGGCTACCGCTGGCTGACCGGTCCCGACCGGGCCGCCGAGGAGGCCGCGGACCTGGCGATCGACCAGATCACCAAGCAGATCGGCGCCGAGCACGTGGCCGCGATCCTGATCGAGCCGATCGCGGGCGAGGGCGGCTTCATCGAGCCCGCCAAGGGCTTCCTGCCGCGGATCGCCCGGTTCGCGAAGGAGAACGGGATCGTCTTCGTCGCGGACGAGATCCAGACCGGCTTCTGCCGGACCGGGCAGTGGTTCGCGTGCGAGGACGAGGGCGTGGTGCCCGACCTGATCACCACGGCCAAGGGCATCGCGGGCGGTCTGCCGCTGGCGGCGGTGACCGGGCGCGCGGAGATCATGGACGCGGCGCACTCCGGCGGTCTCGGCGGCACCTACGGCGGCAACCCGGTGGCGTGCGCCGCGGCGCTCGGCGCGATCGAGACCATGAAGGAGCTCGACCTGCCGGCGAGGGCGCGGCGGATCGGCGAGGTGATGACCCCGCGGCTGCGGGCGATGCAGGAGAAGTTCCCGTTCATCGGCGAGGTGCGCGGGCGCGGTGCGATGATCGCGATCGAGCTGGTCGAGCCCGGGACGAAGGAGCCGAACCCGGCGGCGACCGGCGCGGTGGCCAAGGCGTGTCACGCGGCGGGCCTGATCGTCCTCACCTGTGGCACCTACGGCAACGTGTTGCGCTTCCTGCCGCCGCTGGTCATCGGCGAGGATCTGTTGAACGAGGGCCTGGACATCATCGAGGAGGCCCTCGCCGGAGTGTGA
- a CDS encoding phosphatase PAP2 family protein, protein MTSGGALVGTDGRVLRVFRRAAAAHPGWTTTAHYLCKLGNIQAAVPVLLAAVCLTAWLGRRAALPRWWLPPLAAALAMAVVPVVVSLVKSAVVRPAPGRIHPRADGYGYFPSGHTATSAMAFGAATLLVLPFVRRVAGRIALAAATALLLLAVGAALVWCDYHWPLDVLASWALTLTLLSAVAAARLLSERAAAAANCSSGSRGSDPRDSDRASAG, encoded by the coding sequence GTGACGTCCGGCGGCGCGCTGGTCGGCACCGACGGGCGGGTGCTGCGGGTCTTCCGGCGGGCGGCCGCCGCGCATCCGGGCTGGACCACCACCGCGCACTATCTGTGCAAGCTGGGCAACATCCAGGCCGCCGTGCCCGTACTGCTGGCCGCGGTGTGCCTGACCGCCTGGCTCGGCCGCCGGGCCGCGCTCCCCCGCTGGTGGCTGCCGCCGCTGGCCGCCGCGCTGGCCATGGCGGTGGTCCCGGTCGTGGTGAGCCTGGTGAAGTCGGCGGTCGTCCGCCCGGCCCCCGGGCGGATCCACCCGCGCGCCGACGGCTACGGCTACTTCCCCTCGGGCCACACCGCCACTTCGGCGATGGCCTTCGGCGCGGCTACCCTGCTCGTCCTGCCGTTCGTCCGCCGTGTGGCGGGCCGGATCGCGCTCGCCGCCGCGACCGCGCTGCTCCTGCTGGCGGTGGGCGCGGCGCTGGTCTGGTGCGACTACCACTGGCCGCTCGACGTGCTGGCGAGCTGGGCCCTGACCCTCACCCTGCTGTCGGCGGTGGCGGCGGCCAGGCTGCTGTCGGAGCGGGCCGCCGCGGCGGCTAACTGTTCGTCGGGAAGCCGAGGTTCAGACCCCCGTGACTCGGATCGGGCCAGCGCTGGGTGA
- a CDS encoding gamma-aminobutyraldehyde dehydrogenase, with amino-acid sequence MTELRTLRNYIDGEFRDAADGRTTEVVNPATGRAYAVAPLSGKADVDAAMAAAEAAFPAWRDSTPAERQKALLRIADAVEARADELVAVESENTGKPLGLTASEEIPPMVDQIRFFAGAARMLEGRSAGEYMDGMTSFVRREPVGVCAQVAPWNYPMMMAVWKFAPAIAAGNTVVLKPSDTTPASTLLLAEILGGILPKGVFNVVCGDRDTGRAMVEHPVPAMASITGSVRAGVQVAESAAKDVKRVHLELGGKAPVVVFGDVDIPKAVEDIAVAGFFNAGQDCTAATRVLVHESVHDEFTAALAKAAAGTKTGLPDDEDVLYGPLNNANQLAQVSGFIERLPAHAKVETGGHRIGEEGYFYAPTVVSGLRQDDEIIQHEVFGPVITVQSFSDEEQAVAWANGVDYALASSVWTKDHARAMRMSKRLDFGCVWINTHIPLVAEMPHGGFKQSGYGKDLSGYGFEDYTRIKHVMSALDA; translated from the coding sequence GTGACCGAACTCCGTACTCTGCGCAACTACATCGACGGAGAATTCCGCGACGCGGCCGACGGGCGCACCACCGAGGTGGTCAACCCGGCGACCGGCCGGGCGTACGCCGTCGCGCCGCTGTCCGGGAAGGCCGATGTGGACGCCGCGATGGCCGCCGCCGAGGCCGCGTTCCCCGCCTGGCGGGACAGCACGCCCGCCGAGCGGCAGAAGGCGCTGCTCAGGATCGCCGACGCGGTCGAGGCGCGCGCCGACGAGCTGGTCGCCGTCGAGAGCGAGAACACCGGCAAGCCGCTCGGGCTGACCGCGAGCGAGGAGATCCCGCCGATGGTCGACCAGATCCGGTTCTTCGCGGGCGCCGCCCGCATGCTGGAGGGCCGCTCGGCGGGCGAGTACATGGACGGCATGACCTCCTTCGTGCGGCGCGAGCCGGTCGGGGTGTGCGCGCAGGTCGCCCCTTGGAACTACCCGATGATGATGGCCGTCTGGAAGTTCGCGCCCGCCATCGCCGCGGGCAACACGGTGGTGCTCAAGCCGTCCGACACCACCCCGGCCTCCACGCTGCTGCTCGCCGAGATCCTGGGCGGGATCCTGCCCAAGGGCGTCTTCAACGTGGTCTGCGGCGACCGCGACACCGGCCGGGCGATGGTCGAGCACCCGGTGCCCGCGATGGCCTCGATCACCGGTTCCGTGCGCGCCGGCGTCCAGGTCGCCGAGTCCGCCGCCAAGGACGTCAAGCGCGTCCACCTCGAACTCGGCGGCAAGGCGCCGGTCGTGGTCTTCGGCGACGTCGACATCCCCAAGGCGGTCGAGGACATCGCGGTCGCCGGGTTCTTCAACGCGGGCCAGGACTGCACGGCCGCCACGCGCGTCCTGGTGCACGAGTCCGTCCACGACGAGTTCACCGCGGCGCTGGCCAAGGCCGCGGCCGGTACGAAGACCGGTCTGCCCGACGACGAGGACGTGCTCTACGGCCCGCTCAACAACGCGAACCAGCTCGCCCAGGTGAGCGGCTTCATCGAGCGGCTGCCCGCGCACGCCAAGGTCGAGACCGGCGGCCACCGGATCGGCGAGGAGGGCTACTTCTACGCGCCGACCGTCGTCTCCGGGCTGCGGCAGGACGACGAGATCATCCAGCACGAGGTCTTCGGGCCGGTGATCACCGTGCAGTCCTTCTCCGACGAGGAGCAGGCGGTGGCGTGGGCCAACGGGGTCGACTACGCGCTCGCGTCCTCGGTCTGGACGAAGGACCACGCGCGGGCGATGCGGATGTCCAAGCGGCTGGACTTCGGGTGCGTGTGGATCAACACCCACATCCCGCTGGTCGCCGAGATGCCGCACGGCGGCTTCAAGCAGTCCGGCTACGGCAAGGACCTCTCCGGCTACGGCTTCGAGGACTACACGCGGATCAAGCACGTGATGAGCGCGCTCGACGCCTAG
- a CDS encoding glycerophosphodiester phosphodiesterase: protein MAPGAARTVAHRGDPYHHRENTLPSVRSALLKGADVVEVDIRLTRDGVPVLLHDATLDRLWKDPSEVTELTSDELFKATGGGVPSLADALGELRTHGSGLMLLDLTEADQAAPTVAAVRDAGAAERVYYCGELSAIRQVRALDPDAEIALTWKTSLRPADSVLDGLAPRWLNLRFGLVDPPTVAWAREHGLLVGAWTADWRRSMTRLLDLGVDAITTNRLDALQRVLARGR from the coding sequence ATGGCGCCTGGTGCGGCGCGGACCGTCGCCCACCGCGGCGACCCGTACCACCACCGCGAGAACACGCTGCCGTCGGTGCGGTCGGCGCTGCTCAAGGGCGCGGACGTGGTGGAGGTGGACATCCGGCTCACCCGGGACGGGGTCCCGGTACTGCTGCACGACGCGACGCTCGACCGGCTGTGGAAGGACCCGTCCGAGGTCACGGAGCTGACCTCGGACGAGCTGTTCAAAGCCACCGGGGGCGGGGTGCCGTCCCTCGCGGACGCGCTCGGCGAGCTGCGTACGCACGGCTCCGGCCTGATGCTGCTCGATCTGACCGAGGCCGATCAGGCGGCCCCCACGGTCGCCGCGGTACGGGACGCGGGGGCGGCCGAACGTGTCTACTACTGCGGGGAGCTGTCCGCGATCCGGCAGGTGCGCGCGCTCGACCCCGACGCGGAGATCGCGCTGACCTGGAAGACCTCGCTGCGGCCGGCGGACAGCGTGCTGGACGGGCTGGCGCCGCGCTGGCTCAACCTCCGCTTCGGGCTGGTCGATCCGCCGACCGTGGCCTGGGCCCGCGAGCACGGTCTGCTGGTCGGCGCCTGGACCGCGGACTGGCGGCGCTCGATGACCCGGCTGCTGGACCTCGGGGTGGACGCGATCACCACCAACCGCCTCGACGCCCTCCAGCGCGTACTGGCCCGCGGGCGCTGA